In Corylus avellana chromosome ca2, CavTom2PMs-1.0, the following proteins share a genomic window:
- the LOC132172827 gene encoding phytyl ester synthase 1, chloroplastic-like, whose protein sequence is MKIPVVNYQIRDANRNAIRVRDESSGEVANQQFFMPGILPKIPGRFYYLFGKPIETKGKEEILKDKEVAKQLYLQVKSEVESNIAFLLKKREEDPYRSVIDRTLYKAVHAPSHEVPAFKP, encoded by the exons ATGAAAATCCCCGTGGTTAATTATCAGATTAGAGATGCTAATCGCAATGCAATAAGAGTGAG GGATGAGTCAAGTGGGGAGGTTGCCAACCAACAGTTTTTTATGCCAGGAATCTTGCCCAAGATACCTGGGCGCTTCTACTATCTGTTTGGGAAGCCCATAGAAACAAAGGGAAAGGAAGAGATTCTGAAGGACAAAGAAGTCGCAAAGCAATTGTACTTGCAGGTAAAATCTGAGGTTGAAAGCAATATTGCATTCTTGCTTAAGAAGAGGGAGGAGGATCCTTATAGGAGTGTTATTGATAGAACATTATACAAGGCAGTGCATGCTCCTTCACATGAAGTTCCAGCATTTAAgccttaa